One genomic segment of Desulfomicrobium sp. ZS1 includes these proteins:
- a CDS encoding glycosyltransferase, with protein sequence MRILFVHMNFPAQFRSLASFLGRDSRNEVVFATMNENPGWDIPGVRKAVFDPDATVFPEGHGINAKFWAASSKASGALKLAVELRRQGFVPDIICGHSGWGPTMYLRDVFPEAAFVGYFEWFYDAQSADMRFSGSPLSLSSRMEVRCNNIPILMDLASCAHGICPTRWQLEQFPAEFRSKISVIHDGVDTDYFSPDPEARMVLPDLDLSGATEIVTYATRGMEPYRGFPQFLEAAVDVVKKRPGCHVVIGGNDGCHYGSPPEPGKTWKEVLTERLQPDPEHIHFVGPLPYRHYRTLLRASTAHVYLTRPFVLSWSFLEALSCGCLVVASDTEPVREMASDGHNALFTDIRSPAAITERILEALENRSQLDGVRKQARQTVLERYDVRKLLPQQLEPESVNKCCQRCWLEISTIFFENSGDFRPENFQLKDNCRFASSENRLFAVFRRTTPRNAA encoded by the coding sequence ATGCGCATCCTTTTTGTACACATGAATTTTCCGGCCCAGTTCCGGAGCCTGGCCAGTTTTTTGGGACGCGATTCCCGAAACGAGGTCGTCTTCGCCACCATGAACGAAAACCCAGGGTGGGACATACCCGGGGTGCGCAAGGCCGTATTCGATCCCGACGCCACGGTGTTTCCTGAAGGGCATGGGATAAACGCAAAATTTTGGGCGGCCTCCAGCAAGGCCTCCGGGGCCTTGAAGCTGGCGGTGGAATTGCGGCGCCAAGGGTTCGTGCCGGATATCATCTGCGGGCACTCAGGCTGGGGACCGACCATGTATCTGCGCGATGTCTTTCCCGAGGCGGCCTTTGTCGGCTACTTTGAATGGTTTTACGATGCCCAGAGCGCGGACATGCGCTTTTCCGGCAGCCCGTTATCGCTTAGTTCGCGCATGGAAGTGCGATGCAACAACATCCCCATTCTCATGGATCTGGCCAGTTGTGCCCATGGAATTTGTCCGACGCGCTGGCAATTGGAACAATTTCCTGCGGAGTTCCGATCAAAGATTTCCGTGATCCACGACGGAGTGGATACGGATTATTTTTCTCCCGACCCAGAGGCCCGGATGGTTCTGCCCGATCTTGATCTTTCCGGCGCCACGGAAATCGTGACCTATGCCACGCGAGGAATGGAGCCTTACCGGGGTTTTCCGCAGTTTCTTGAGGCTGCCGTGGACGTGGTCAAGAAGCGGCCCGGATGTCATGTCGTCATTGGAGGCAATGACGGTTGCCATTATGGTTCTCCTCCCGAACCGGGCAAGACCTGGAAGGAGGTCCTCACCGAGCGACTGCAACCCGATCCGGAGCACATCCATTTCGTAGGCCCACTGCCTTACAGACATTACCGCACACTGCTGCGGGCCTCGACGGCGCACGTCTACCTGACACGCCCCTTTGTCCTCTCCTGGTCGTTCCTGGAAGCGCTGTCCTGCGGCTGCCTGGTGGTGGCCTCCGACACCGAACCAGTGCGCGAAATGGCCAGCGATGGGCACAATGCCCTCTTCACGGATATACGTTCGCCCGCCGCCATCACCGAACGAATACTGGAAGCCCTGGAGAATCGCAGCCAGCTGGACGGAGTGCGCAAACAGGCCAGACAGACCGTGCTGGAACGTTATGATGTGCGCAAGCTCCTTCCCCAGCAGCTGGAACCTGAATCCGTGAATAAGTGTTGCCAACGTTGTTGGCTCGAAATTTCAACCATATTTTTCGAAAATTCAGGCGACTTTCGACCTGAAAATTTTCAACTGAAGGACAATTGTCGCTTCGCAAGCTCCGAGAACCGACTTTTTGCAGTTTTCAGACGCACTACTCCTAGGAATGCAGCCTAA
- a CDS encoding IS1380 family transposase, whose amino-acid sequence MLITDIKRNEGNNIGHVGLALISEMARVCGLDTLVDRLGPGKAPQIKEREIFRTLVGLMCQGKTDFDHVREYYGDDFFATSLGLGRVPSAEILRQRFQRIALETDLDAQLPRCSVELWKKTGMQPEIIDMTRDDNKKEHWVRLDIDVSIFDNADTEKEGASAAYDKRFGFAPIFAHLGGGWMVNGKLRPGSSHSSCEGTDEFILESLGYAKSMVEANVLVVADSGFDSKERLETLCTQSRTGFIIKHNLRREPVTGWLATAKEHAQKVENFATSREKGRIYRGFVMRELGKKKSPVRQIFEVTEVLSKDGVFMMIPEVRVCVLWTNLEFDADQALKLYRKRGTSEQYHGEFKTEMDMERLPSGKFAVNAAFLRLGMLVYNMLRVASVDLVVARMLGLKKANRRRTKTVMRSMMSICARITRHARKVILHVSCPEPWFKVVSDLFYRLKTA is encoded by the coding sequence ATGCTCATCACCGATATCAAACGAAACGAAGGAAACAACATTGGCCATGTCGGTCTGGCTCTGATTAGCGAGATGGCCAGGGTTTGCGGGCTGGATACACTGGTCGACCGTCTTGGGCCTGGAAAAGCTCCGCAGATCAAGGAGCGCGAAATTTTCCGCACATTGGTCGGCCTCATGTGCCAAGGCAAAACGGATTTCGACCATGTCCGTGAATACTACGGCGACGATTTTTTCGCGACCAGCCTTGGCCTTGGACGCGTTCCTTCCGCCGAGATTTTGCGGCAACGGTTTCAGCGGATCGCCTTGGAAACTGACCTGGATGCCCAGTTGCCCCGTTGCTCGGTCGAACTGTGGAAGAAGACCGGAATGCAGCCTGAGATCATTGATATGACCAGGGACGACAACAAGAAAGAGCACTGGGTGCGCCTTGATATCGACGTCAGCATTTTCGACAACGCCGACACCGAGAAGGAAGGTGCCAGCGCAGCGTACGACAAGAGATTCGGCTTCGCTCCGATCTTTGCTCATCTTGGTGGCGGCTGGATGGTCAACGGCAAGCTTCGTCCCGGATCGAGCCATTCCAGTTGCGAGGGCACGGATGAGTTCATCCTGGAGAGCCTCGGGTACGCCAAGTCCATGGTGGAAGCGAACGTTCTCGTGGTCGCCGACAGCGGATTTGACAGCAAGGAGCGTCTGGAGACGCTGTGCACGCAGTCGCGCACCGGCTTCATCATCAAGCACAATCTGCGCAGGGAACCGGTGACCGGCTGGCTCGCTACTGCCAAGGAGCACGCGCAGAAAGTAGAGAATTTCGCAACGTCCCGAGAAAAAGGCCGAATCTACCGAGGCTTCGTGATGCGTGAGCTTGGCAAGAAGAAAAGTCCGGTCCGCCAGATTTTCGAGGTCACGGAAGTGTTGAGCAAGGACGGTGTGTTCATGATGATTCCAGAGGTCCGCGTCTGCGTATTGTGGACTAACCTGGAATTTGATGCCGACCAGGCTTTGAAACTGTATCGCAAGCGGGGCACCAGCGAGCAGTATCACGGGGAATTCAAGACCGAGATGGACATGGAACGCCTGCCGTCGGGCAAGTTTGCCGTGAATGCCGCCTTCCTGCGCTTGGGCATGCTGGTCTACAACATGCTTCGGGTAGCCTCCGTGGACTTGGTTGTGGCTCGGATGCTGGGACTGAAAAAAGCCAACCGCCGAAGAACCAAGACGGTCATGCGGAGCATGATGAGCATTTGCGCCCGGATCACCCGCCATGCACGCAAGGTAATCCTGCATGTCTCCTGCCCGGAGCCATGGTTCAAGGTGGTCTCTGACCTGTTCTATCGTCTCAAGACGGCGTAA
- a CDS encoding Hpt domain-containing protein, protein MTIQTQALDVEEAMQRFNGNQAIFSKLLKRFIKINSDIEEKTTQLVNSGNSEEIFIFFHSLKGGSGNLSAKNLYKKSTALEDLARKGDFESIKKELPSLYDIYDQLKIAVADLEKSNS, encoded by the coding sequence ATGACGATTCAAACACAAGCTTTAGATGTTGAAGAAGCTATGCAAAGATTCAACGGCAACCAGGCAATATTTTCTAAATTGCTGAAACGATTTATTAAAATAAATTCAGATATTGAAGAAAAGACAACGCAGCTCGTAAATTCAGGCAATTCTGAGGAGATTTTTATTTTCTTCCATTCACTCAAGGGAGGATCTGGAAATCTTTCCGCAAAAAATCTGTATAAAAAATCCACAGCTCTCGAAGATCTTGCGCGGAAGGGGGATTTTGAATCAATCAAAAAAGAATTGCCGTCCCTTTATGACATCTATGACCAACTTAAAATTGCTGTTGCCGATCTTGAAAAATCCAATTCGTGA